Proteins from a genomic interval of Fusarium oxysporum Fo47 chromosome I, complete sequence:
- a CDS encoding ribosomal protein L6e-domain-containing protein → MSAKPTSKTFGKSTREVPASSEKAKKWYPADDDAENKKVRKAVRSWAPRKSLQPGTVLILLAGRFRGKRVILLKSLDQGVLLVTGPFKINGVPLRRVNSRYVIATSYKVDISGLDEKKIEEVSQPKYFTAEKAKEKAGEEAFFKQGEKPQKKEVNSSRAADQKAIDKALIANIKKVDMLASYLSSSFSLRKGDKPHEMAW, encoded by the exons ATGTCGGCGAAGCCCACGAGCAAGACATTCGGAAAGTCGACCCGAGAGGTTCCTGCCTCTTCGGAGAAGGCTAAGAAGTGGTACCCCGCTGACGACGAtgccgagaacaagaag GTCCGCAAGGCTGTCCGATCTTGGGCCCCTCGCAAGTCCCTCCAGCCCGGCACtgtcctcatcctcctcgctGGCCGCTTCCGTGGCAAGCGTGTCATTCTCCTGAAGTCCCTCGACCAGGGTGTCCTCCTCGTCACCGGCcccttcaagatcaacggTGTTCCTCTGCGACGAGTTAACTCCCGATACGTCATCGCTACCTCTTACAAGGTCGACATCTCCGGTctcgacgagaagaagatcgaggaGGTTTCTCAGCCCAAGTACTTCACCgctgagaaggccaaggagaaggctggtgaggaggCTTTCTTCAAGCAGGGAGAGAAGCCCCAG aagaaggaggtcaaCAGCAGCCGTGCCGCCGACCAGAAGGCCATCGACAAGGCTCTGAttgccaacatcaagaaggttgACATGCTGGCTTCTTACCTCTCCAGCTCTTTCAGCTTGAGGAAGGGTGACAAGCCCCACGAGATGGCCTGGTAA